A genomic region of Peromyscus eremicus chromosome 19, PerEre_H2_v1, whole genome shotgun sequence contains the following coding sequences:
- the Ftmt gene encoding ferritin, mitochondrial, whose product MLSYFWFFSKHTGPALMSLPRVLHRCTVPQRLASRYPLGPLPAYRRCLLASMASSQDTPGPARVRQNFHPDSEAAINRQINMELYASYVYLSMAYYFSRDDVALYNFSKYFLRQSLEEREHAEKLMRLQNHRGGRICLQDIKKPDQDDWESGLRAMECALLLEKSVNQSLLDLHTLASEKGDPHLCDFLETHYLHEQVKSIKELGDHVHNLVTMGAPAAGLAEYLFDKHTLGNESKQ is encoded by the coding sequence ATGCTGTCCTATTTCTGGTTTTTTTCCAAGCACACCGGCCCTGCACTGATGTCTCTGCCCCGTGTGCTGCATAGATGCACTGTCCCACAGCGTTTGGCCTCCAGGTATCCTTTAGGTCCCCTACCAGCTTACCGTCGATGTCTGCTGGCCTCGATGGCCTCCTCCCAGGACACCCCTGGGCCTGCCAGGGTGCGGCAAAACTTTCACCCAGACTCCGAGGCCGCCATCAACCGCCAAATCAACATGGAGCTTTACGCATCCTACGTGTACCTGTCCATGGCCTACTACTTCTCCAGAGATGATGTGGCCTTGTACAACTTCTCCAAGTATTTCCTTCGCCAGTCCCTGGAGGAGAGGGAGCACGCGGAGAAGCTAATGAGGCTGCAGAACCATCGTGGAGGCCGCATCTGCCTCCAGGATATCAAGAAGCCAGACCAGGATGACTGGGAGAGCGGACTGCGGGCCATGGAATGTGCTTTGCTCCTGGAAAAGAGTGTAAACCAGTCGCTGCTGGACTTGCATACTCTGGCCTCAGAAAAAGGAGATCCTCACTTGTGCGACTTTCTGGAAACCCACTACCTGCATGAACAAGTGAAGTCTATCAAAGAATTAGGTGACCACGTGCACAACTTGGTCACCATGGGAGCTCCTGCTGCTGGCCTAGCGGAGTATCTTTTTGACAAGCACACCCTTGGAAATGAGAGCAAGCAATAA